In Brassica napus cultivar Da-Ae chromosome A3, Da-Ae, whole genome shotgun sequence, the sequence TGGGGCTGCGTCCGTGTTCTCGAAACTCGATCTAAAGAGTGGCTATCACCAAATCAGGATTCGTccaggagatgaatggaaaacggcGTTTAAAACTCGTGAAGGACTTTTTGAATGGCTTGTGATGCCCTTTGGGTTATCAAATGCGCCAAGCACGTTTATGCGAGTCATGAATCAAGCTCTGCGCCCTTTTATAGGGAAGTTCGTGGTTGTctattttgatgatattttaaTCTTCAGCATGACTCTGGCCGAGCATCTGGACCACTTGCGCGAAGTTCTCCTTGTGCTCCGTCGTGATAAATTGTTCGCCACCAAGAAGAAGTGCGAGTTCGGTTCTTCTCAGGTTCACTTCCTTGGTTATATCGTCTCTGCAAGTGGGCTAGCCGTGGATCCCAGCAAAGTGGAAGCAATTAAAACATGGCCAACTCCGTCAACGCTTACTGAAACACGCAGTTTCCACGGTCTGGCATCTTTTTATCGACGGTTTGTTGCACAGTTCAGTAGCTTAATGGCGCCCTTAACTGATTGTATTCGTCGAGAAGGTCAGTTTGTTTGGACTGCCGAGGCTGATATGGCCTTTGAGGCAATCAAAAGAAAGCTCAGTTCTGCGCCGATTCTTGCTCTTCCAGATTTTTCTCAAGTTTTTGAGCTTCATTGTGATGCCTCTAAAACGGGGATTGGTGCGGTTCTAAGTCAGCGTGGTCGTCCTATAGCCTTCTTCAGCGAGAAGATCAGTGGTGCTCGCATGCGTTATAGTACTTATGACATCGAGTTCTATGCAGTGGTGCAATCTATAAAGCATTGGCGACATTACCTTTTTCATAAGGAGTTTGTTCTTTTTACAGACCATGATGCACTCAAGCATCTTAGCAGCCAGGATAAAGTTTCTGCAAGACATGCTGCATGGGTTGCTTACTTACAGCAATTTACTTTTGTGATCAAGCATACTTCAGGTCTTTCCAACCGCGTAGCAGATGCCTTGAGTCGACGCCATAACTTGTTGACTGTTCTTCATGTCTCTGTTCCGGGCTTGGGAACGTTTGCTGATCTTTACCCATCGGATATCTTCTTTGGTCGAGTTCTGGCCGAAGTTCAGTCTGGCCTCTCGCGTGATTATACACTTCACGATGGCTTCCTTTTTCGTGGGGATCGTTTATGCATTCCGGATTCGAGCCTTAGACTCAAGCTTATCTCTGAGATACATAATGAAGGTCATCTTGGGCGTGATAGAACTTTACACCTCGTCTCCACTTCTTATTTTTGGCCATCTTTACGCCATGACGTTGAACGGTACGTGGAACGGTGTGTTACATGCCAAACGTCAAAGGGTCATGCCACCAACGCTGGTCTTTATTTGCCTCTACCTGTACCAACACAACCATGGTCAGACATTAGTATGGACTTTGTGATGGGACTTCCGCGTACTCAAAAGGGTTTTGATTCGATCTTTGTGGTGGTTGATCGTTTTTCTAAAATGGTTCACTTCATTCCTTGTAAGCGAACTACTGATGCTCTCCAAGTTGCTACCTTATTCTTTCGGGAAGTCTACCGTTTACATGGATTACCAACGTCCATAGTCTCTGATCGTGACTCTCGTTTTTTGGGATATTTTTGGCGTTCTTTGTGGAAGATGCTTGGAACTACTCTTGACATGAGTTCGGCGTATCATCCTCAAACAGATGGTCAAACTGAAGTTACTAATCGTTCTTTGGGAAACTTACTTCGTTGCTTAGTCGGCGATTCTATAAAGTCATGGGATTCTAAACTGCCTCAAGCAGAGTTTGCACACAATCGTGCACTTAACCGTAGCTCTGGGTTTAGCCCGTTCCAAGTTATATATGCTGTTGTTCCGCGTGGGCCACTTGACCTTGCTACTCTCCCTGATCGCGTACGACTTCATGGAGGGGCTGATGATTTAATTGACGATATACTTAAGGTTCATGGACAGGTGGTCACGAATTTGGAAGCTTCGGCTTCAAAATATAAAGCTGCGGCTGATGTTCATCGCAGGCGTCTTGTGTTTGAAGTCGGTGATCTTGTATGGGCATTTCTCACGAGAGACAGGATGCCAGCTCATGCCTACAACAAGCTTAAAGCAAAGAAGATTGGTCCTCTTCAAGTACTTGAACGCATCAATGATAACGCCTACCGTCTGCAATTACCGGCTGACATTACGACGTCTGATGTGTTTAACGTGAAGTACTTGTCGCGTTATGTTCCTCCAGACGCCATCCACGATTCGAGGTCGAATCTTTCTCACCCCGGGGGACCTGATGCAGCATCATGATTGCTTCACCAACAAGCAACGTTTGTTTCTCAACGGCTTTATGTGATTTCCTTTTATTAGATAAGTTATAATgtcttttcttatttataagtTTTCCTATTTAGTCAAGGGTTTGGAGGTTTATAAACCGACCCTAATAGCCTATATAAGGCATTCTAATTGTGCTTTTGATAATTAGTTTTTGAAAGATAATAAACTAGAGTTTCTCTAAAGCCTTGCATTGATTCGATTCTGTCGTCAATACGAGAGCCTTGTATCGAATTTGATTAAGTTCTTCGATTCAAGAAGTCAGGTCTCTAAAGATTTAACCTAAATCTTTAGATTTGAGCTGAGTTACCGTTGATACGCTGCGCCACATTGGATCCCCACGAGATGAATGAGTTCGTTGCAGGATCATCTACCActgaatatatatgtttgaAGATTTCAATGACATCCCATAACTACGGTACTCTTGCCATTGGCGCTTTcgatctaaaatttaaaagacaaAACATAATACAAACTCATTAAGACCATGGATAAGAACCCAACCAGCATCAAATTCCAATATAGGATGCTCACCATTATTTAGTTTTAACCGTAACTCATTATCTTGTTTCAACCTTGCCACAAAGGGTTCACATATCTTTTCTAAACGTTCGGGTTGACCTCTCACaaaatcatcatttgcatattCCACTTGTGATCCAGAGACAGTCATTGTAAAACCCtacacaacaataacaacaacaaacttCATGCTTATTTGAAACTAtgatgataaggaaaaagaaagagacTTACATAAGTTACAAATCTCTCCATGCTTAGAGCTCCAGAGTGGAAAAGAAAGAATTCAGTATATTCTAGGGGAAGAGGTCTCTGCACTATGAGACTGTTGCCGTTGGGACCCCACAAGATCATTGAATCTGTTGAAGGATCATTCACAATCACATATGCTTTTTTCACAAAATCAAAGACCCT encodes:
- the LOC106442794 gene encoding heat stress transcription factor C-1-like — translated: MAFTREEAFDRVQLRDLKHRVFDFVKKAYVIVNDPSTDSMILWGPNGNSLIVQRPLPLEYTEFFLFHSGALSMERFVTYGFTMTVSGSQVEYANDDFVRGQPERLEKICEPFVARLKQDNELRLKLNNGEHPILEFDAGWVLIHVVDDPATNSFISWGSNVAQRINGNSAQI